In Cydia amplana chromosome 2, ilCydAmpl1.1, whole genome shotgun sequence, the following proteins share a genomic window:
- the LOC134662155 gene encoding uncharacterized protein LOC134662155 has product MGIFLSRHHSWCCVKGRLHAAATRRRAKKYCQCGKGGRQFRRPRFLMIRRKRPVFQGCTFCSGSYNCCHETSPGLKPKLPNKSILHASQITSKSNLTECACTKTQNCNGKSIHQAGIQNLCRFTVDAYFT; this is encoded by the exons atgg GTATATTCTTGTCGCGGCATCACAGCTGGTGTTGCGTGAAAGGACGTCTCCACGCGGCGGCCACCCGGCGCCGGGCGAAGAAATACTGTCAGTGTGGAAAAGGAGGCCGCCAATTTAGGAGGCCGAGATTTTTAATGATAAGAAGAAAGAGGCCTGTG TTTCAAGGGTGCACTTTCTGTTCCGGGTCATACAACTGCTGCCACGAGACTTCACCAGGCCTTAAACCAAAACTACCAAACAAATCCATACTACACGCTTCGCAAATTACATCCAAATCAAATCTTACT GAATGCGCATGCACTAAAACTCAAAACTGCAATGGTAAGTCGATTCACCAAGCTGGCATACAGAACCTGTGTAGGTTTACTGTTGATGCGTACTTTACTTAA